A part of Tardiphaga sp. vice304 genomic DNA contains:
- a CDS encoding sensor histidine kinase, protein MRGSSLATRLFLSATAWVVVILVITGIILSSVYRSATERAFDRRLNLYLRTLVAEVAAPDTPDHEMQSLGEPLFELPLSGWYWEIAPVDDPKAEKKASRSLWDKKLPKLEDQGVELTSSGIRQGYVDGPEDQRLRMVERPVDLGADGKFRVSVAGDATEIVEETRTFDWYLAGTFAALSIVLVLTTIFQVRFGLAPLKRISDAIADIRSGRAERLEGDFPVEIATLARETNALIDANRAIVERARTHVGNLAHAIKTPLSVIVNEAASRSGDPLAAKVLEQADVMRDQVAHHLERARIAARLTIVGTVTEVAPTIEALRRTMEKIHRDRGIAIDVEADATARFRGEKQDLEEMAGNLVDNACKWADSRVFIEVLVERQSATDVAPRLRIIVDDDGRGLSAAERAQVSRRGQRLDETKPGSGLGLSIVVDLAALYGGSLTLGTAPIGGLRAELVLPGV, encoded by the coding sequence ATGCGCGGCTCCTCGCTCGCCACCCGGCTGTTCCTGTCGGCGACCGCCTGGGTGGTGGTGATCCTGGTGATCACCGGGATCATCCTGTCCTCGGTGTACCGCTCGGCGACCGAGCGCGCCTTCGACCGCAGGCTCAATCTGTATCTGCGCACGCTGGTCGCCGAGGTCGCAGCCCCCGACACCCCCGACCACGAAATGCAGTCGCTCGGCGAGCCCCTGTTCGAGCTGCCTTTGTCCGGCTGGTACTGGGAAATCGCGCCGGTCGACGATCCCAAAGCTGAGAAGAAAGCGTCGCGCTCGCTGTGGGACAAGAAGCTGCCGAAGCTCGAGGACCAGGGCGTCGAATTGACGTCGTCCGGCATCCGGCAGGGCTATGTCGATGGCCCCGAGGACCAGCGGCTGCGCATGGTCGAGCGGCCGGTCGATCTCGGCGCCGACGGCAAATTCCGCGTAAGCGTCGCCGGCGACGCCACCGAGATCGTCGAGGAGACGCGGACCTTCGACTGGTATCTCGCCGGCACCTTTGCAGCCCTCTCGATCGTGCTGGTGCTGACCACGATCTTCCAGGTCCGCTTCGGCCTCGCGCCGCTGAAACGCATCTCCGACGCCATCGCCGACATCCGCTCCGGCCGCGCCGAGCGGCTGGAGGGCGACTTCCCGGTCGAGATCGCGACGCTGGCGCGCGAGACCAACGCGCTGATCGACGCCAACCGCGCCATCGTCGAGCGCGCCCGCACTCATGTCGGCAATCTCGCCCATGCCATCAAGACGCCGCTGTCGGTGATCGTGAACGAGGCCGCGAGCCGCAGCGGCGATCCGTTGGCGGCCAAGGTGCTTGAGCAGGCCGACGTGATGCGCGACCAGGTGGCGCATCACCTGGAGCGGGCGCGGATCGCCGCACGGCTGACCATTGTCGGCACCGTGACCGAGGTGGCGCCGACCATCGAGGCGCTGCGCCGCACGATGGAAAAGATCCACCGCGACCGCGGCATCGCCATCGACGTCGAGGCCGACGCCACCGCCCGATTTCGCGGCGAGAAGCAGGACCTCGAGGAGATGGCCGGCAACCTCGTCGACAATGCCTGCAAATGGGCGGACAGCCGCGTTTTCATCGAGGTGCTGGTGGAACGGCAAAGCGCGACCGATGTCGCGCCAAGACTACGCATCATCGTCGATGATGACGGCCGCGGATTGTCGGCGGCGGAACGTGCGCAGGTCTCTCGCCGTGGCCAGCGGCTCGACGAGACCAAGCCGGGCTCGGGCCTCGGCCTGTCGATCGTGGTCGACCTCGCCGCGCTCTATGGCGGCAGCCTGACCCTCGGCACCGCCCCGATCGGCGGCCTGCGCGCCGAGCTGGTGCTGCCGGGGGTGTAA
- a CDS encoding type II toxin-antitoxin system HicA family toxin — protein MTTRDKLIVSIRSNAKNVRYADACKVAEWLGFVAKGQKGDHNAYSRPGEAELLNFQNRNGVIKPYQARQLQGMIEKYWKPDASEAESNS, from the coding sequence GTGACCACACGCGATAAGCTCATTGTGTCGATTCGGAGCAATGCGAAGAATGTTCGCTATGCCGACGCCTGCAAGGTTGCGGAGTGGCTGGGCTTCGTCGCCAAGGGCCAAAAAGGTGATCACAACGCCTATTCGCGGCCCGGCGAGGCCGAACTCCTGAATTTTCAGAACCGGAACGGCGTCATCAAGCCATATCAAGCCCGGCAGTTGCAGGGTATGATCGAAAAGTACTGGAAGCCCGACGCCAGCGAAGCAGAGAGCAACTCGTGA
- a CDS encoding type II toxin-antitoxin system HicB family antitoxin, whose translation MTEAQRYPAHVFYSEEDEGFIAIAPDLPGCSAFGDTQEEAVGELRDAIVAWQMAARQAGNPVPEPSQPSSWARRAEMSSAK comes from the coding sequence GTGACAGAAGCGCAACGATACCCGGCGCACGTCTTCTACAGCGAGGAAGACGAAGGTTTCATCGCCATCGCGCCGGATCTTCCGGGATGCTCGGCGTTCGGCGATACCCAGGAGGAGGCGGTCGGCGAGTTGCGGGATGCCATCGTGGCCTGGCAGATGGCGGCCCGGCAGGCCGGGAACCCGGTGCCCGAACCCTCGCAGCCGTCGTCATGGGCCCGAAGGGCCGAAATGAGTTCGGCGAAATAG
- a CDS encoding helix-turn-helix domain-containing protein yields MSPTISANTPDDVAETTASTLAAIGERIRELRQARNMTLQSLADITRLSVSMISLVERGKASPSIGSLISVASALGITMSELMASEPSSEDELVVRVGQQRGVETAQHVIRKLIREDRSRGVSIAINEYQPDTGSADIAVSHSGFEYGYVLEGTLTVEIEGTAHVLKPGDLISYHSRRAHRIWNFGRRKVRALWFNLDKA; encoded by the coding sequence GTGAGCCCGACCATTTCGGCGAATACGCCCGATGACGTCGCCGAGACCACGGCGAGCACGCTGGCGGCGATCGGCGAGCGGATCCGCGAGCTTCGCCAGGCCCGCAACATGACGCTGCAATCGCTGGCCGACATCACCCGGCTCAGCGTCTCGATGATCAGCCTGGTCGAGCGCGGCAAGGCCTCGCCATCGATCGGGTCGCTGATCTCGGTCGCCAGCGCGCTCGGCATCACGATGTCGGAGCTGATGGCCAGCGAGCCGTCGTCGGAAGACGAGCTGGTGGTGCGGGTGGGACAGCAGCGCGGCGTCGAGACCGCGCAGCATGTGATCCGCAAGCTGATCCGCGAGGACCGCAGCCGCGGCGTCTCCATCGCCATCAACGAATACCAGCCCGACACCGGCAGCGCCGACATCGCGGTCAGCCATTCCGGCTTCGAATATGGCTATGTGCTGGAAGGCACGCTGACCGTCGAGATCGAGGGCACGGCCCACGTCCTCAAGCCGGGCGACCTGATCTCCTATCATTCGCGCCGCGCGCACAGGATCTGGAATTTCGGCCGCCGCAAGGTGCGCGCGCTGTGGTTCAATCTGGACAAGGCTTAG
- a CDS encoding RT0821/Lpp0805 family surface protein — protein MPKFHAFALLAAGLALGGCDLTGSEGGAGLGTGALKSAYSSTKNAVGLASEAEAAAAVTNAAFGGLIGAKFGAALNDEDRRLAYEAQIAALDRGAPGAPVPWRNPASGRYGNIVAGPAYDQKGAQCRGFSHTITVSGDIRSARGTACRSLEGGWTAAG, from the coding sequence ATGCCTAAATTTCATGCGTTTGCGCTGCTCGCCGCCGGACTGGCGCTGGGCGGCTGCGACCTCACCGGTTCCGAGGGCGGCGCCGGGCTGGGGACGGGCGCGCTGAAAAGCGCCTACAGCAGCACCAAGAACGCGGTCGGGCTGGCCAGCGAGGCCGAGGCCGCCGCCGCCGTGACCAATGCGGCGTTTGGCGGGCTGATCGGCGCCAAATTCGGAGCAGCCCTCAATGACGAGGACCGCCGGCTGGCCTATGAGGCGCAGATCGCCGCGCTTGACCGCGGCGCGCCGGGCGCGCCGGTGCCGTGGCGCAACCCGGCCTCGGGCCGCTACGGCAATATCGTGGCCGGTCCCGCCTACGACCAGAAAGGCGCGCAGTGCCGCGGCTTTTCGCATACGATCACGGTCAGCGGCGACATCAGGTCCGCGCGCGGCACCGCCTGCCGCAGTCTCGAAGGCGGCTGGACGGCGGCCGGCTGA
- a CDS encoding ABC transporter ATP-binding protein — protein MLKSQRESTSVAELAHIFAGYQSGDVLKDVSLRMCAGEVTALAGPNGAGKSTLIRVLTGTLLARTGLVRCNKTETSLVPQEIALYPWLTARENCVAFSMMDGASRRDAGIGASNALDMAGCTQVTDTRVSRLSGGYRRRVNIAVALMSSPKLMILDEPTAGLDADAKRVVQDVMRRVRDAGCAILVVTHDFDVVEHLADRIIVLAGGRILRDESPGDLMDTIFAGQRPVELLLQDAANEHQAAFLVAHGAVCYGPTRWVVLQKRNYTDVGPLSDAMAEAGLRIVEMRVREPNLSDAYTLLVKAEA, from the coding sequence ATGTTGAAGTCACAACGTGAGAGCACATCGGTTGCCGAACTTGCGCATATTTTCGCCGGGTATCAATCAGGTGACGTTTTAAAAGATGTTTCGCTACGCATGTGCGCCGGTGAAGTCACCGCCCTTGCCGGCCCCAATGGTGCCGGGAAATCGACGCTCATTCGCGTTCTGACCGGCACCTTGTTGGCCCGCACTGGCCTTGTCCGGTGCAACAAGACGGAAACCAGTCTCGTGCCACAAGAGATTGCGCTCTATCCGTGGCTTACGGCCCGCGAGAACTGCGTGGCGTTCTCGATGATGGATGGCGCATCGCGTCGCGACGCCGGCATCGGCGCGTCCAACGCGCTGGACATGGCCGGCTGCACACAGGTCACGGATACGCGGGTATCCCGATTGTCCGGTGGCTATCGGCGTCGCGTCAACATCGCGGTCGCGCTGATGAGTTCACCGAAACTCATGATCCTCGATGAACCAACCGCCGGTCTGGATGCCGACGCCAAACGGGTCGTTCAAGATGTGATGCGGCGTGTTCGCGATGCCGGCTGCGCCATTCTGGTGGTCACGCACGATTTCGACGTGGTGGAGCATCTTGCGGATCGCATCATCGTTCTTGCCGGAGGACGCATCCTCCGCGACGAGTCGCCCGGCGATCTGATGGATACGATTTTTGCCGGGCAGCGACCCGTGGAGCTACTTTTGCAAGACGCTGCGAATGAACACCAGGCCGCGTTTCTGGTCGCGCATGGCGCGGTATGCTATGGCCCCACGCGCTGGGTCGTCCTGCAGAAACGCAACTACACCGATGTCGGGCCGCTGTCCGACGCCATGGCCGAGGCCGGTTTGCGAATCGTCGAAATGCGCGTGCGCGAGCCCAATCTCTCGGACGCCTACACGCTTCTTGTAAAGGCTGAAGCATGA
- a CDS encoding ABC transporter permease: MIRMIFASSWVMALAALRDRTALLMTFVLPAALFVVFAAIFSGATGKELKLKVGLLDLAKTENTLRFVAAIDAEPSLRIVQSTAGSEAAMIDDVRRGNVDVGLILRGDLARRPDQGPPPILVIEDATRPLAAAIMIGQAQRTLNEKLPNVALARILADVEASGAIAKDEREFLDAAFKKQQAEKSESGFSFARIVETQSTEPGARQGNVLYYAGAVVAVFLLFAASHGALTLIDERDSGISQRLTMGRGGMAAVVTGKFAFLIVQGTIQALIVFAVAWFLFGATFDLSRLAFWLGTCLIAASAAAAIGLGIVAVCKSRKQSESATTFAVLLVSAIGGSMVPRYLMPPWMQEIGWFTPNAWMIQAFEASVRSGGSTGAVLQAWGVLIAIAASGLAVAIVFSIRRTRYSWAPAA; the protein is encoded by the coding sequence ATGATCCGCATGATTTTCGCGTCGAGCTGGGTCATGGCGCTAGCCGCTTTGCGCGACCGAACGGCCCTGCTGATGACGTTCGTACTTCCGGCGGCGCTGTTCGTCGTGTTCGCTGCGATTTTTTCGGGCGCGACCGGCAAGGAGCTGAAGCTGAAGGTCGGGCTGCTCGATCTGGCAAAAACCGAGAATACGCTCAGATTCGTCGCCGCAATCGACGCCGAGCCGTCGCTCCGGATCGTACAGTCGACGGCTGGTAGCGAAGCAGCCATGATCGATGACGTTCGTCGCGGAAATGTCGATGTCGGCCTGATCCTTCGTGGCGATCTGGCGCGCCGACCGGACCAGGGCCCGCCGCCCATCCTCGTCATCGAGGATGCGACGCGGCCGCTGGCTGCCGCCATCATGATCGGGCAGGCGCAGCGGACATTGAACGAGAAACTCCCCAACGTCGCGCTGGCCCGCATCCTCGCCGATGTCGAAGCATCGGGAGCCATCGCCAAGGACGAACGCGAATTTCTGGATGCCGCCTTCAAGAAACAGCAGGCGGAAAAATCCGAATCTGGCTTCTCCTTCGCGCGAATCGTCGAGACCCAATCGACCGAACCCGGTGCCCGGCAGGGCAACGTGCTGTATTATGCGGGTGCCGTCGTGGCGGTCTTCCTGCTGTTCGCCGCCAGCCACGGCGCGCTGACGCTGATCGACGAGCGCGACAGCGGCATCTCGCAGCGGCTCACGATGGGACGCGGCGGCATGGCCGCCGTGGTGACGGGCAAGTTTGCTTTCCTCATCGTGCAGGGCACGATCCAGGCCCTGATCGTGTTTGCGGTGGCGTGGTTCTTGTTCGGCGCGACCTTCGATTTGTCGCGGCTGGCATTCTGGCTCGGGACCTGCCTCATTGCTGCATCGGCCGCAGCCGCCATCGGACTTGGCATTGTCGCGGTCTGCAAAAGCCGCAAACAATCTGAAAGTGCGACGACCTTCGCGGTGCTGCTGGTGTCGGCCATCGGCGGCAGCATGGTGCCGCGCTATCTGATGCCGCCCTGGATGCAGGAGATCGGCTGGTTCACGCCGAATGCCTGGATGATCCAGGCCTTCGAAGCTTCCGTCCGCTCGGGCGGCTCGACCGGCGCCGTGCTTCAGGCGTGGGGCGTCCTGATCGCCATTGCCGCGTCGGGCCTGGCTGTCGCAATCGTGTTTTCGATTCGACGGACACGTTATTCCTGGGCGCCGGCCGCCTGA
- a CDS encoding DUF2141 domain-containing protein has translation MDLLQPPDKQPHNFNAGATDSMPLLLYGLPTALVSIFLLAGTPAIAGEVNVTVSGVVANGTYVFAALCTSSLDPDTCQKGDRKIATGPNVRFTFENVPPGRLAVAAYQDLDGSGSIERTNLGLPREPFGFSNDAGRARRPTFEAAAFNVGSGTSNVNVRLRTLSQAAGAQE, from the coding sequence TTGGATCTTTTGCAGCCGCCAGACAAGCAGCCCCATAATTTCAACGCTGGAGCGACAGACTCGATGCCCCTACTCCTATACGGTCTCCCAACTGCACTGGTTTCAATTTTTCTTCTGGCGGGCACGCCGGCCATCGCCGGCGAGGTCAATGTCACCGTATCAGGCGTGGTCGCCAACGGGACCTACGTTTTTGCCGCACTTTGTACGTCGAGCCTCGATCCCGACACCTGTCAAAAAGGTGATCGAAAGATTGCGACCGGACCGAATGTTCGCTTCACGTTCGAGAACGTACCGCCGGGTCGACTGGCTGTTGCGGCCTATCAGGATCTCGATGGCAGCGGATCCATCGAGCGTACCAATCTAGGCTTGCCGCGCGAGCCGTTCGGTTTTTCGAACGATGCCGGACGCGCGCGGCGGCCCACCTTCGAGGCGGCGGCGTTCAACGTCGGTTCGGGCACCAGCAACGTCAATGTCCGGCTACGGACACTATCTCAGGCGGCCGGCGCCCAGGAATAA